One genomic segment of Bacteroides caccae includes these proteins:
- a CDS encoding SusC/RagA family TonB-linked outer membrane protein: protein MSKRMKNMRVLLLMILAVFSLSVSAQTITATGNVKDATGDPIIGASIVEKGNTSNGTITNLDGDFSLKVPANATLIVSYIGMKTQEIAIKGKNKIDVTLSDDTKALDEVVVIGYGTAKRKDITGSVATVSSEVLSAVPVASATEALQGKMAGVQITTTEGSPDAEMKIRVRGGGSITGDNTPLFIVDGFPVESISDIPASDIEDMTVLKDASSTAIYGSRGANGVILVTTKSGKEGKLSVSYNTYYSWKKMAKTLETLSATDYVKWQREYALLRGNESKFTSLFGNWQDADLYENAPTNDWQDQVFGRTGNTFNHSLTISGGSDKTKFNMGYAHMNDKAIMLGSSFRRDNLSLKLNHKVNDKVSLDFSMRYANTTVNGAGANESKSEVSSADSRMKNVMIYPMFNFPDLSDSYDPDFQLTNPITSVYDTDRKQNRQTFNMNGSFSWEIFKNFKFKTEFGLDWYYNTDKKYYGPSTYNARTNSSDTEGVHPMAYFADTQRKTFRNTNTVNYNFKDIIKNKDHNLNVLVGEETINKKSSLNDDRLSFFPVSFTASQAWALSSQGTPYSVDKYTNADDNLLSYFGRVNYDFQSKYLISGTFRADGSSKFSKGNRWGYFPSAAVAWRISSEKFMEKTQNWLDDLKIRFSYGTAGNNNIPADQTSPVWSSGSTTWLNQFPSYWTSGIASGQSGSYASNPDLKWETTVTRNVGLDYTLFGGKLTGSIEYYKNTTKDLLIAFPVSGSGYDYQYRNLGKTENKGFEISLTWNIISKKNYELSFNGNVGFNKNKVKNLGTLSQYPASSGWASTQIQDDFIVKPGHSVGEIYGYVTAGRYEVSDFEDYYASGEKWVLKQDVASNAGVIGASYLRPGALKLKNIDDSDNVIDEKDRTVIGNTNPKASGGFALSGRVYGFDLSANFTYSIGNDVYNANKIEYTSSYQYYYRNMIDIMAEGKRWTNLDANGNLVNDPAQLAALNANTTMWSPYTSYVLTDWAVEDGSFLRLSTLTVGYTLPQSLTRKVGINNLRFYATCYNVFCLTGYSGFDPEVSTRNKTALTPGVDYSAYPKSRQFVIGLNLNF from the coding sequence ATGTCTAAAAGAATGAAAAACATGCGAGTTTTACTGCTAATGATATTAGCAGTTTTTTCGCTAAGCGTATCAGCGCAGACTATTACCGCAACCGGTAATGTGAAAGATGCAACCGGAGATCCAATTATCGGTGCTTCCATCGTAGAAAAAGGAAATACCTCCAATGGTACGATTACCAATCTGGATGGTGATTTCTCTCTCAAAGTTCCTGCCAATGCCACTCTTATTGTTTCATACATCGGTATGAAGACACAAGAAATTGCAATCAAAGGAAAAAACAAAATCGACGTAACTTTGTCTGACGACACCAAAGCATTAGATGAAGTCGTTGTTATCGGCTATGGTACAGCCAAACGGAAAGATATCACAGGTTCCGTTGCTACGGTTAGTTCCGAAGTATTGAGCGCCGTTCCCGTAGCTTCGGCAACAGAAGCCTTGCAAGGTAAAATGGCGGGTGTACAAATCACCACTACCGAAGGTTCTCCTGACGCAGAAATGAAGATTCGCGTACGTGGTGGTGGTTCTATCACAGGTGACAATACTCCGCTGTTTATCGTAGACGGTTTCCCGGTAGAGTCTATCAGCGACATTCCCGCATCCGATATTGAGGATATGACTGTACTGAAAGATGCATCTTCTACAGCTATTTACGGTTCTCGCGGTGCAAACGGTGTAATCCTGGTAACGACTAAAAGCGGAAAGGAAGGAAAACTGAGTGTATCTTATAATACCTACTATTCCTGGAAAAAAATGGCAAAGACCTTGGAGACATTGAGCGCAACTGATTACGTAAAATGGCAAAGAGAATACGCCTTGTTGAGAGGTAATGAAAGCAAATTTACCAGTCTTTTCGGCAACTGGCAAGATGCAGACTTGTATGAAAACGCCCCAACCAATGACTGGCAAGACCAAGTATTCGGCCGTACAGGAAATACCTTCAATCATAGCTTGACAATTAGCGGTGGTTCGGACAAAACTAAATTCAACATGGGATATGCCCACATGAATGACAAAGCTATCATGCTGGGGTCTTCTTTCCGACGTGATAATTTAAGCTTAAAACTTAACCACAAGGTGAATGATAAAGTCAGCCTCGACTTCTCTATGCGTTATGCCAATACCACAGTAAACGGTGCAGGTGCCAATGAAAGCAAGAGTGAAGTATCTTCAGCCGACTCACGCATGAAGAACGTTATGATCTACCCGATGTTTAACTTTCCTGATTTGAGTGACAGTTATGACCCGGATTTTCAGTTGACAAACCCGATTACATCAGTATATGACACGGACCGCAAGCAGAACCGTCAGACTTTCAACATGAATGGAAGCTTTTCATGGGAAATCTTCAAGAACTTCAAGTTCAAAACAGAGTTCGGTCTGGACTGGTACTACAATACCGATAAGAAATATTATGGTCCAAGTACTTACAATGCACGTACCAACAGTTCCGATACAGAAGGTGTTCATCCGATGGCTTATTTTGCCGACACGCAGCGTAAGACTTTCCGCAATACCAATACAGTAAATTACAACTTCAAAGATATCATCAAGAATAAAGACCACAACCTGAATGTATTGGTTGGTGAAGAGACTATCAATAAAAAAAGTTCATTGAATGATGACCGTCTGAGCTTCTTTCCTGTCAGCTTTACTGCTTCTCAGGCTTGGGCCTTGTCTTCACAAGGTACTCCTTATAGTGTAGACAAATATACTAACGCAGACGACAACTTGCTTTCCTACTTCGGACGTGTCAATTACGATTTCCAAAGCAAATATTTGATTAGCGGTACATTCCGTGCCGATGGTTCTTCCAAATTCTCTAAAGGCAATCGTTGGGGGTATTTCCCTTCAGCTGCCGTAGCATGGCGTATTTCCTCAGAAAAGTTCATGGAGAAGACCCAGAATTGGCTTGATGATTTGAAAATACGTTTTTCTTATGGTACCGCAGGTAATAACAATATTCCCGCCGACCAGACTTCTCCCGTATGGTCTTCCGGTTCTACTACTTGGCTCAATCAATTCCCTTCTTATTGGACAAGCGGCATTGCCTCAGGTCAAAGTGGTTCCTACGCATCCAATCCGGACTTGAAATGGGAAACGACCGTTACCCGTAACGTTGGTTTGGATTATACCTTATTCGGTGGCAAGCTGACCGGTAGCATCGAATATTATAAGAATACGACTAAAGATTTACTAATCGCATTCCCTGTTTCCGGTTCCGGTTATGACTACCAGTACCGCAACCTCGGTAAGACTGAGAACAAAGGTTTTGAAATATCTCTTACCTGGAACATCATCAGCAAGAAAAACTATGAGCTGAGCTTCAATGGTAACGTAGGTTTCAATAAAAACAAAGTAAAGAACCTGGGTACATTATCACAATATCCGGCATCATCCGGTTGGGCCTCAACACAGATTCAGGATGACTTCATCGTGAAACCAGGCCATTCAGTAGGTGAGATCTACGGATATGTAACTGCCGGACGTTATGAAGTAAGTGACTTTGAAGACTATTATGCCAGCGGTGAAAAATGGGTATTGAAACAAGATGTAGCAAGCAATGCAGGTGTTATCGGTGCCAGTTATCTCCGTCCGGGTGCCTTAAAACTGAAGAATATAGACGACAGTGACAATGTCATTGATGAAAAAGACCGTACCGTTATCGGTAATACCAATCCTAAAGCCAGTGGTGGTTTCGCCCTTTCAGGTCGCGTATATGGTTTTGATTTGAGTGCAAACTTCACTTACAGTATCGGTAATGACGTTTATAATGCCAATAAGATTGAATATACTTCGTCCTATCAATACTATTACCGTAACATGATCGACATTATGGCCGAAGGCAAACGTTGGACAAACCTTGACGCCAACGGAAACTTGGTAAACGATCCCGCACAGTTGGCTGCATTAAACGCCAATACTACCATGTGGTCACCCTATACCAGTTATGTATTGACCGACTGGGCTGTTGAAGATGGCTCCTTCCTACGTCTGTCTACATTAACAGTAGGTTATACTCTACCGCAGTCCCTGACTAGAAAAGTGGGTATTAACAATTTGCGTTTCTACGCCACATGTTATAATGTATTTTGTCTGACCGGTTATTCAGGCTTCGACCCTGAAGTTTCCACCCGAAACAAAACAGCTCTTACTCCGGGAGTAGACTACTCTGCATACCCGAAGAGCCGCCAGTTTGTAATAGGTCTTAACTTAAACTTCTAA
- a CDS encoding L-threonylcarbamoyladenylate synthase, producing MLLKLYDKNNNPQDLQRIIDILNDGGLIIYPTDTMYAIGCHGLKERAIERICRIKEIDPRKNNLSIICYDLSSISEYAKVDNNVFKLMKHNLPGPFTFILNGTNRLPKIFRNRKEVGIRMPNNNIIREIARLLDAPIMTTTLPYDEDEDLEYITDPELIDEKFGDIVDLVIDGGIGGIEPSTVVKCTEDEPEIVRQGKGWLEES from the coding sequence ATGCTTCTGAAGCTATATGATAAAAATAACAATCCGCAGGACTTACAACGGATTATCGACATTCTGAATGATGGCGGACTTATTATTTATCCTACTGATACGATGTACGCTATCGGCTGTCATGGACTGAAAGAGCGTGCTATCGAACGCATCTGCCGTATCAAGGAGATAGACCCACGTAAAAACAATCTGTCTATCATCTGCTATGACTTGAGTAGTATCAGTGAATATGCCAAGGTGGACAATAACGTCTTCAAACTTATGAAACATAATCTTCCGGGACCGTTTACTTTCATCCTGAACGGAACAAACCGATTGCCCAAAATCTTCCGTAACCGGAAAGAGGTAGGCATCCGTATGCCGAACAACAATATCATCCGGGAAATTGCCCGTCTGCTGGACGCTCCGATAATGACCACCACCTTGCCATACGATGAAGATGAGGATCTGGAATATATAACCGATCCCGAACTAATCGATGAAAAGTTTGGCGATATAGTGGATCTAGTTATTGACGGAGGTATCGGAGGAATAGAACCTTCAACGGTAGTAAAATGCACAGAGGATGAACCGGAAATTGTTCGTCAGGGAAAAGGTTGGTTAGAAGAAAGTTAG
- a CDS encoding FprA family A-type flavoprotein — MEKTRIKGNVHYVGVNDRNKHRFEAMWPLPYGVSYNSYLIDDEMVALVDTVDICYFEVYLRKIKQVIGERPINYLIINHMEPDHSGSIRLIKQHYPEIIIVGNKQTFGMIEGFYGVTGEQYLVKDGDFLALGRHKLRFYMTPMVHWPETMMTFDETDGVLFSGDGFGCFGTVDGGFLDTRINLDKYWGEMVRYYSNIVGKYGSPVQKALQKLGGLPISAICSTHGPVWTENIARVIGIYDRLSRYDADEGVVIAYGSMYGNTEQMAEAIAEELSAQGIKNIVMHNVAKSHPSYIIADIFRYKGLIIGSPTYSNQIFPEVESLLSKILVREVKGRYLGYFGSFAWAGAAVKRMAEFAEKSKFELVGDPVEMKQAMRDITYTQCENLAHAMAERLKKDR, encoded by the coding sequence ATGGAGAAAACAAGAATTAAAGGAAATGTCCACTACGTGGGAGTGAATGACCGTAATAAACACCGTTTTGAAGCGATGTGGCCGTTGCCCTATGGAGTTTCGTATAACTCTTATCTGATTGATGATGAAATGGTGGCATTGGTGGATACAGTAGACATCTGTTATTTTGAAGTATACCTGCGTAAGATCAAGCAAGTGATCGGTGAACGTCCTATCAATTATTTAATAATAAATCACATGGAACCGGACCATTCCGGATCTATCCGATTGATAAAACAGCATTATCCGGAGATTATTATCGTGGGTAATAAGCAGACATTCGGCATGATTGAAGGTTTCTACGGTGTGACCGGGGAACAATATCTGGTGAAGGACGGAGATTTTTTGGCTTTAGGTCGCCATAAACTGCGCTTTTACATGACCCCTATGGTGCATTGGCCGGAAACGATGATGACATTTGATGAGACTGACGGAGTTCTTTTCTCCGGCGATGGCTTCGGATGTTTCGGTACAGTAGACGGTGGCTTTCTGGATACCCGTATTAATCTGGATAAGTATTGGGGAGAAATGGTTCGTTACTATTCTAATATCGTAGGTAAATACGGAAGTCCTGTACAAAAGGCTTTGCAGAAACTTGGCGGACTTCCTATTTCTGCTATTTGTTCTACTCATGGACCGGTGTGGACAGAAAATATAGCTAGAGTGATCGGTATATATGATCGTTTGAGCCGTTATGACGCTGATGAGGGAGTAGTTATCGCATACGGAAGTATGTATGGAAATACAGAACAAATGGCTGAGGCTATTGCCGAAGAACTTTCTGCACAAGGAATCAAGAATATCGTAATGCATAATGTTGCTAAGAGCCATCCTTCCTATATTATAGCAGATATTTTCCGTTATAAGGGATTGATTATCGGTTCTCCTACATATAGCAATCAGATTTTCCCGGAGGTAGAATCATTGCTTTCAAAGATTCTGGTGCGTGAGGTGAAAGGACGTTATCTGGGTTATTTCGGTTCTTTCGCATGGGCAGGTGCTGCGGTGAAACGTATGGCAGAGTTTGCAGAAAAGAGCAAATTTGAACTGGTAGGCGATCCGGTAGAGATGAAGCAGGCGATGAGGGATATTACCTATACTCAATGCGAGAATCTGGCACATGCCATGGCAGAGCGCTTGAAGAAAGACCGTTAA
- a CDS encoding LiaF transmembrane domain-containing protein → MEEKQKTLSATGFSGKYLVASLFILSGILLFARNMGWITAELFSTIVSWYSLFIILGIYSMIRRHFVGGIILLLIGVYFLLGGLSWLPENSQAMVWPLALIIAGVLLIFKSRRRGPWSHSHMAHHRKEWMKRRGLGMNFKEEQQQCESVDGFLHSENVWGAARHVVLDELFKGAIVRTSFGGTVIDLRHTHIALGETYIDLDCSWGGVEIYVPSDWKVVFKCNTFFGGCDDKRWHNGDINHESILVVRGTLSFGGLEIKD, encoded by the coding sequence ATGGAAGAGAAACAAAAAACTTTGTCTGCTACAGGCTTTTCCGGTAAATATCTGGTAGCTTCACTTTTTATCCTTTCGGGGATACTACTGTTTGCCCGCAATATGGGATGGATTACTGCTGAATTGTTTAGCACGATAGTATCTTGGTATTCTCTTTTTATTATATTAGGTATATATTCGATGATACGTCGCCATTTTGTAGGAGGAATAATTCTTTTGTTGATTGGTGTCTATTTCTTATTGGGTGGGCTTTCATGGTTGCCTGAGAATTCTCAGGCAATGGTCTGGCCTCTTGCTTTGATAATAGCGGGTGTTTTGTTGATTTTCAAATCCCGAAGAAGAGGGCCTTGGTCTCATAGCCATATGGCACATCATCGCAAGGAATGGATGAAACGGAGAGGTCTGGGTATGAACTTTAAAGAAGAACAGCAACAATGCGAGTCTGTCGATGGCTTTTTGCATTCGGAAAATGTTTGGGGAGCGGCACGTCATGTCGTACTTGATGAGCTATTCAAAGGAGCTATTGTTCGTACTTCGTTCGGGGGTACAGTTATTGATTTGCGTCATACCCATATTGCGTTGGGAGAAACTTATATCGATCTGGACTGTAGCTGGGGAGGAGTTGAGATTTATGTTCCTTCCGATTGGAAAGTAGTATTCAAATGTAATACTTTCTTCGGTGGCTGTGATGATAAACGTTGGCATAACGGGGATATTAACCATGAGAGCATATTAGTAGTTCGAGGTACGCTTTCTTTTGGAGGTCTGGAGATAAAAGACTAG
- a CDS encoding TIGR01212 family radical SAM protein (This family includes YhcC from E. coli K-12, an uncharacterized radical SAM protein.) yields MNMSTHLLYNDFPTFLRKYFPYKVQKISLNAGFTCPNRDGTKGWGGCTYCNNQTFNPDYCRTEKSVTAQLEEGKCFFARKYPEMKYLAYFQAYTNTYAELEGLKRKYEEALEVEDVVGLVIGTRPDCMPERLLRYLEELNKHAFLMVEYGIESTCDRTLQRINRGHTYEDTVETVGRTAACGILVGGHIILGLPGETSDAMVAQAGILSDLPLSTLKIHQLQLIRGTRMAHEYDINPADFHLFTEVNEYIDLVIDYVEHLRPDMVVERFVSQSPKDLLIAPDWGLKNYEFVVRLQKRMKERGAYQGKKYRDSEKRIIFAGDKFATE; encoded by the coding sequence ATGAATATGTCAACTCATCTTCTATATAATGATTTTCCAACTTTTCTGCGTAAGTATTTTCCCTATAAAGTACAAAAGATTTCGTTGAACGCGGGTTTCACTTGTCCTAACCGTGACGGGACGAAAGGGTGGGGCGGTTGTACCTATTGTAATAACCAGACCTTTAATCCTGATTATTGCCGGACAGAGAAGTCGGTCACTGCTCAGTTGGAGGAAGGTAAATGTTTCTTTGCCCGTAAATATCCTGAAATGAAATATCTGGCCTATTTTCAGGCATATACTAATACATATGCAGAGTTAGAAGGATTAAAACGTAAATATGAGGAAGCGTTGGAAGTAGAAGACGTAGTGGGGTTGGTGATTGGTACTCGTCCGGATTGTATGCCGGAAAGGTTGTTGCGCTATCTGGAGGAATTGAACAAACACGCTTTTCTAATGGTAGAATACGGTATTGAGAGTACTTGTGATAGAACTTTGCAGCGCATAAACCGCGGACATACTTATGAGGATACCGTAGAAACTGTCGGGCGGACGGCTGCTTGTGGCATTCTCGTAGGCGGACATATCATTCTAGGACTTCCGGGAGAAACATCTGACGCTATGGTGGCGCAAGCGGGAATCCTGTCTGACCTTCCTTTGTCAACTCTTAAAATTCATCAGTTACAGTTGATTCGCGGGACCCGTATGGCGCACGAATATGATATAAACCCGGCGGATTTTCATCTGTTCACGGAGGTAAACGAATATATTGATCTGGTGATTGACTATGTCGAACATCTTCGTCCGGATATGGTTGTAGAACGTTTTGTCTCTCAATCTCCTAAAGATTTATTAATAGCTCCGGACTGGGGATTGAAAAATTATGAATTTGTAGTACGTTTGCAAAAAAGAATGAAAGAAAGAGGTGCTTATCAAGGGAAGAAGTACAGGGATTCGGAAAAAAGAATTATTTTTGCAGGTGATAAATTTGCCACTGAATAA
- a CDS encoding IS1182 family transposase, whose amino-acid sequence MTKIHFRPYNSNQTVLFPQRIDEDIAEHDPVRMVDALVESLNLESFRKLYKECGRSPYHPRMMLKVILYAYMNNVYSCRKIEKLLHRDIHYIWLAGYEKPDFITINRFRNRVKKEINEVFTQTVLLLSSKGFIRLNVEYIDGTKIESKANKYTFVWRKTVERNCERLMKKIHVLLGQIDDVIAQENSSESNEEIEFTPAMLTEMAGELRKALEQVPEPSTKEEKTALKKKRKQLKELEEHRDKLQEYDNRLNTLQDRNSYSKTDKDATFMRMKEDAMRNGQTKPGYNLQIGTENQFITDFALFPNPTDTLTMIPFLQSFSSRYDRLAHTVVADSGYGSEENYRFMSENGMAGYVKYNYFHMEQRPRFKPDPFRAENFYYNEEQDFCICPMGQKMQRIGTRHVKTASGYVSENATYRAIRCEGCPLRCRCFKAKGNRTIELNHRLRRYKQKAKELLCSEEGLKHRGQRCIEPEAVFGQMKNNMNYKRFRHFGKDKVFMDFSFFAIAFNIKKMCAKMTKEGMDWLIRPFYELTVALFRCCEHINQRNPQNIAA is encoded by the coding sequence ATGACAAAGATACATTTTCGTCCTTATAATTCCAACCAAACAGTGCTTTTTCCTCAAAGAATTGACGAGGATATTGCAGAGCATGATCCAGTTCGGATGGTTGACGCTCTGGTTGAGAGCCTGAACCTTGAAAGTTTCAGGAAGTTGTATAAGGAATGCGGCCGCAGCCCTTACCATCCCAGGATGATGCTCAAGGTCATTCTCTATGCCTATATGAACAACGTCTATTCCTGCCGGAAAATTGAAAAGCTCCTTCATCGTGACATCCATTATATCTGGCTTGCCGGATATGAGAAACCTGATTTCATTACCATCAACCGTTTCCGCAACCGGGTGAAAAAGGAAATCAACGAGGTATTTACCCAAACCGTACTCCTTCTCTCTTCCAAAGGCTTCATCAGGCTGAATGTGGAATACATTGACGGGACAAAGATTGAGTCCAAAGCCAATAAGTATACTTTCGTCTGGCGAAAAACGGTTGAGCGGAACTGTGAACGCCTGATGAAGAAGATACATGTCCTGTTAGGGCAGATAGACGATGTCATCGCCCAGGAGAACTCATCGGAAAGCAATGAGGAGATTGAGTTCACTCCGGCCATGCTGACTGAGATGGCTGGAGAATTGCGGAAAGCACTTGAACAGGTTCCTGAGCCCTCCACGAAAGAGGAAAAGACTGCGTTGAAAAAGAAACGCAAACAGCTGAAGGAACTGGAAGAACACAGGGACAAGCTGCAGGAATACGACAACCGTCTGAACACGCTACAGGACAGGAACTCCTATTCCAAAACGGACAAGGACGCTACTTTCATGAGAATGAAGGAGGATGCCATGCGTAACGGCCAGACAAAGCCCGGTTACAACCTCCAGATCGGCACCGAGAACCAGTTCATTACCGATTTTGCACTCTTTCCGAACCCTACGGATACACTGACCATGATACCTTTCCTGCAATCCTTCTCAAGCAGATATGACAGGTTGGCCCATACGGTGGTGGCCGATTCCGGCTACGGTTCTGAGGAGAATTACCGCTTCATGTCAGAAAACGGTATGGCGGGCTACGTCAAATACAACTACTTCCACATGGAACAGCGGCCGAGATTCAAACCGGACCCGTTCAGGGCGGAAAACTTCTACTACAATGAAGAACAAGACTTTTGTATCTGCCCCATGGGACAGAAGATGCAAAGGATAGGGACTAGACATGTGAAAACAGCATCCGGATATGTCAGCGAAAATGCCACGTACAGAGCCATCAGATGTGAAGGCTGTCCGCTAAGATGCCGATGTTTTAAAGCAAAGGGGAACAGAACGATAGAGTTGAATCACAGACTCAGAAGATACAAGCAAAAAGCCAAAGAGTTGCTCTGCTCAGAGGAAGGACTGAAACACAGAGGACAGAGATGCATAGAACCGGAAGCCGTGTTCGGACAAATGAAAAACAATATGAATTACAAACGTTTCCGCCATTTTGGAAAGGATAAGGTCTTCATGGACTTTTCCTTCTTTGCCATTGCCTTCAATATAAAAAAGATGTGTGCAAAAATGACTAAAGAAGGTATGGATTGGCTGATTAGACCGTTTTATGAGCTTACAGTTGCTCTATTTAGATGTTGCGAACACATAAACCAAAGAAATCCTCAAAATATCGCAGCTTAA
- the nagB gene encoding glucosamine-6-phosphate deaminase, which yields MRLIIQPDYQSVSQWAAHYVAAKIKAANPTPEKPFVLGCPTGSSPLGMYKALIDLNKKGIVSFQNVVTFNMDEYVGLPKEHPESYYSFMWNNFFSHIDIKAENTNILNGNAPDLDAECARYEEKIKSYGGIDLFMGGIGPDGHIAFNEPGSSLTSRTRQKTLTTDTIIANSRFFDNDINKVPKTALTVGVGTVLSAKEVMIIVNGHNKARALYHAVEGSITQMWTISALQMHEKGIIVCDDAATEELKVGTYRYFKDIEAGHLDPESLIK from the coding sequence ATGAGACTTATTATTCAGCCGGACTATCAGTCCGTATCTCAGTGGGCTGCACATTACGTTGCTGCAAAAATAAAAGCTGCCAATCCAACCCCTGAAAAACCGTTTGTATTGGGTTGTCCTACCGGATCTTCTCCTCTGGGCATGTACAAAGCTTTGATCGATCTGAATAAGAAAGGAATCGTTTCCTTCCAGAATGTAGTAACATTCAATATGGATGAATATGTAGGACTGCCGAAAGAACATCCGGAAAGCTATTATTCTTTTATGTGGAATAACTTCTTCAGTCATATTGATATCAAGGCTGAAAATACGAATATCCTGAATGGCAATGCTCCTGACCTGGATGCAGAATGTGCACGTTACGAAGAAAAGATTAAGTCTTATGGCGGTATCGACTTGTTCATGGGTGGTATTGGTCCTGATGGACATATCGCTTTCAATGAACCGGGTTCTTCATTGACTTCACGTACTCGTCAGAAAACATTGACTACGGATACAATCATTGCTAACTCTCGTTTCTTTGACAATGATATCAATAAAGTGCCTAAAACTGCTTTGACAGTAGGCGTGGGTACTGTTCTTTCTGCCAAAGAAGTGATGATTATCGTGAATGGACACAACAAGGCCCGTGCACTGTATCATGCCGTAGAAGGTTCTATCACTCAGATGTGGACAATCAGTGCATTGCAGATGCATGAAAAAGGTATTATCGTATGTGATGATGCTGCGACTGAAGAATTGAAAGTAGGAACTTACCGTTATTTCAAGGACATTGAAGCTGGTCATTTGGATCCGGAATCTTTGATTAAATAA
- a CDS encoding LytTR family DNA-binding domain-containing protein: MKAHPIIDYPYRWIPILLLLLVLVAAQVALVCLYTGADYLPALVDGIATMGWLAALAYLAWYVVGFVSLLQTDIIMIVVGSLLWLAGCFMVCDSMVRIAGISYIPFTQTIPFRLLFGLPVLIAVTLWYRLITAKEEVLNQELEKELIAHQVVEAPVEVPAGLINRITVKDGSRIHLIKADELIYIQACGDYVMLITPSGEYLKEQTMKYFETHLPPETFVRVHRSTIVNVTQISRVELFGKETYQLLLKNGVKLRVSLSGYRLLKERLGL, translated from the coding sequence ATGAAAGCACATCCAATTATAGATTACCCTTATCGTTGGATTCCGATACTGCTGCTTTTGCTGGTGTTGGTTGCGGCTCAGGTAGCATTGGTCTGCCTATACACCGGAGCTGATTACCTTCCTGCCTTGGTAGATGGGATAGCAACGATGGGTTGGTTAGCTGCCTTAGCCTATCTGGCATGGTATGTTGTCGGGTTCGTTTCGTTATTGCAGACAGATATTATCATGATAGTGGTAGGAAGTCTGCTTTGGCTGGCAGGTTGTTTTATGGTTTGTGATAGTATGGTACGGATAGCAGGTATATCCTATATCCCTTTTACACAGACAATCCCTTTCCGGTTATTGTTCGGGTTACCGGTTCTGATTGCGGTAACTCTTTGGTATCGTTTGATTACCGCTAAAGAAGAAGTTTTGAATCAGGAACTTGAAAAAGAACTGATTGCGCATCAGGTAGTTGAGGCACCGGTGGAAGTTCCGGCTGGATTAATTAATCGAATCACAGTGAAAGACGGTTCACGTATTCATTTGATTAAAGCGGATGAACTAATCTACATACAAGCTTGTGGTGATTATGTGATGTTAATCACTCCTTCAGGAGAATACCTGAAAGAACAAACTATGAAATATTTTGAAACGCATCTGCCGCCTGAAACATTTGTTCGTGTTCATCGTTCAACTATTGTCAACGTGACACAGATATCACGGGTTGAACTGTTCGGGAAAGAAACATATCAATTATTACTAAAAAACGGGGTTAAGCTCCGGGTAAGCCTTTCCGGTTACAGATTATTGAAAGAAAGACTGGGATTATAA